DNA from Streptomyces sp. NBC_01260:
GGCCACCACCGGATCGTTGGCGTAGGTCACCCGGTGGCCGCGGGCCACCAGTTCACGGATGACCTCAAGGCTCGGCAGGACGTGGCTGACGGCGGGGATACCGACCATCGCGATGTGCGCACGGCGACGGGACATGGAAGATCACTCTTTTCAGGTCTACGGCGAAGGAGACACGGCGGACCGGTGCGTCGGCGACCCCGGCAAAGATGCCGGGTCGTGGGCGCACACGGACATGCCGGACGCGGGCGGGGCGCTGCCCCGTCCGCGTCAGCCGTAGATCTGGAGGAAGTTCATGCCGGAGACCCTAGCCCGCGTCCGGGCCCCCCGCACCCGGGTTTCGGCGTGCCGCCGTACGCGGCCCGGCTGCGATGTCACACGGGCGGGGCCGCGGCTTCGAGTTCGTCGATGCTGCCCGACATGAGGGTCCGCACGTGCTCGGTGATGTGCTCCGCGGGCCAGTCCCACCAGGCCACCGCGAGCAGCCGGGCGATGTCCCGTTCGCTGTAGCGGGTGCGCAGGAGACGAGCCGGGTTGCCGCCGACGATCCCGTAGTCGGGCACGTCCTTGGTGACGACGGAGCCGCTGCCGATGATCGCGCCGTGCCCGATCCGCACCCCGGGCAGCACCGTGGCGCCGTGGCCGAACCAGACGTCGTGGCCGACGACGGTGTCCCCCCGGCCCGGCAGGCCGGTCAGCAGGTCG
Protein-coding regions in this window:
- a CDS encoding CatB-related O-acetyltransferase, with product MSVPADPTVLHPMPGQPRVVQLRPLVKSPLIDVGEYSYYDDPDDPTAFETRNVLYHYGPEKLVIGRFCALGTGVRFIMNGANHRMDGPSTFPFPTMGGSWADHFDLLTGLPGRGDTVVGHDVWFGHGATVLPGVRIGHGAIIGSGSVVTKDVPDYGIVGGNPARLLRTRYSERDIARLLAVAWWDWPAEHITEHVRTLMSGSIDELEAAAPPV